One genomic window of Spirochaetota bacterium includes the following:
- a CDS encoding MMPL family transporter, with translation MNKLIEFTFKYWKWILGINVLLTLILGYFILGIKVDNSIETMSVDGDPELLLLQKTEKEYGGNEFVVVSFKGDDIFTTPVLAMIERITTRIEDVKNVERVLSLTNSSTIEGDSEGFGVYPLLKESSLQLKKPEELRKEVINNRIYKRWLYSEDGKSTSIIAWIVPMGKDDAARWRVVDAIKNIIDEEKDNRKFYLYGMPVYQKAIMDAMIRDQFHLTPIVPFLMGLLLFFFFRDIKLLTIPFILIGICALWAFGLLTLSSNTLNYVTNILPIVLLIVCICDSVHIMTHYKEINKDYIHRKDALKDVIIRIGIPIMLTSITTGVGFFSLGAVVLSQ, from the coding sequence ATGAATAAGCTTATTGAATTCACTTTTAAATATTGGAAATGGATCCTAGGGATAAATGTACTTTTGACTCTTATTCTTGGTTACTTCATTTTAGGAATAAAGGTAGATAATTCCATCGAAACCATGTCCGTAGATGGCGATCCAGAGCTTCTCTTGCTGCAGAAGACGGAGAAAGAGTATGGGGGAAATGAATTTGTTGTGGTTTCGTTCAAGGGAGATGATATCTTCACTACTCCTGTTCTTGCTATGATTGAGAGGATAACTACCAGGATAGAGGATGTTAAAAATGTGGAAAGGGTATTAAGCCTTACAAATTCTTCGACTATTGAAGGCGACTCAGAGGGATTTGGCGTCTATCCTTTACTTAAAGAATCATCTCTGCAATTGAAGAAACCAGAGGAGCTTAGAAAGGAGGTAATTAATAACAGGATATATAAAAGATGGCTCTATTCTGAAGACGGAAAATCAACATCTATAATTGCTTGGATAGTTCCAATGGGAAAAGATGATGCAGCAAGATGGAGGGTTGTAGATGCAATTAAGAATATAATTGATGAGGAAAAAGACAATAGAAAGTTTTATCTATATGGCATGCCTGTGTATCAAAAAGCCATTATGGATGCTATGATCAGGGATCAATTTCATCTCACCCCTATCGTACCTTTTCTAATGGGTCTCTTGTTATTCTTTTTCTTTCGTGATATAAAATTGTTAACCATTCCATTTATATTAATTGGAATATGCGCCCTTTGGGCATTCGGGCTTCTGACTCTATCCAGTAATACGTTAAATTATGTCACTAACATACTTCCTATCGTTTTGCTTATTGTCTGTATATGCGACTCAGTTCATATTATGACTCATTATAAAGAGATTAATAAAGATTATATACACAGAAAAGATGCCTTAAAGGATGTTATCATACGCATTGGTATTCCCATAATGTTAACCAGCATTACAACCGGGGTAGGATTCTTCTCCCTGGGAGCAGTGGTATTAAGCCAGTAA
- a CDS encoding MMPL family transporter translates to MALLVEWILSYRLLFIILCIIFFIGGAYLTLSLRVDNSITVYFKDNDPSLQFYQKFKEEYGNDEFLYIVYRIKKGVFNLDSLKITEKLVEELEGIEYVKKVKTITNIELIEGNRNGDLNIYNIRDKFPSTQLDADLYMHRLQDKPLYANAFISENAEFAAILCEIGDTPKGDPGYQSEIGSGLQRILSKQEFSDFEFWPTGQPVIVSAINDAVIKDVMLFTLICVIVLTALLFLFFRKVKEILAFNIIYLLGLISVIILLWMNDYPITTFTCIALPLLFAISTADGVHIIHEYQTYLKAGNPNRESILKTIKLVGFPCLFTTLTTVAGFASLTISPIPCIHEFGLTIAVGVLAVFIFSFTLLTIFLSFGGEKSERLYHSYQQFERDKEKRDYEYIHKYMDVMLQRITDWDKRYYKRILTLAVIVCMIAFYGISKIKTDASWLAVLGEKMKVFQDYKFVDSTMAGSGNFEILLDTKKRDGVKTLQSVQTLEKIQNFANSQDYLVKKTFSVVDIIKDINCALHNNDREYYRLPSSDEEVSQYILLYEVTGGEELEKQISADVSSARLTIYVKNTNTTISKRFYDDLVAFIESVKPADYTYTITGLSFMVLESLRTMQETLILSIMLALAIISIMMIFVFRSLKIGLISMLPNIFPIIITLGIMGLFDISLDFSRTLLGCIGIGLAVDDTIHLISRYRLEFDRLGNYRKALDAAIIGVGHAITRTTIILIIGFGACLFSNFEALVSFGMITAICVFTALIADYFIAPALILVFKPFGKEFDTGKVVE, encoded by the coding sequence ATATATTGTATACCGAATTAAGAAGGGGGTATTTAATCTGGATTCCCTAAAAATAACTGAAAAGCTAGTAGAAGAACTCGAAGGAATAGAATATGTTAAAAAAGTAAAAACCATTACCAATATTGAGTTAATTGAAGGCAATAGAAATGGCGATTTGAATATTTACAATATCAGGGATAAGTTCCCATCTACTCAGCTTGATGCAGATCTTTATATGCATAGGCTTCAAGATAAGCCGCTATATGCAAATGCCTTTATCTCCGAGAACGCAGAGTTCGCAGCAATTCTCTGTGAGATTGGAGACACACCAAAGGGCGATCCAGGCTATCAGTCAGAAATAGGTTCAGGTTTACAGCGGATATTATCCAAACAAGAGTTCAGTGATTTTGAATTCTGGCCAACTGGACAGCCTGTAATCGTTTCAGCAATTAACGATGCAGTTATAAAGGACGTTATGCTCTTTACACTTATTTGTGTTATCGTCCTTACAGCGCTACTCTTTCTTTTCTTCCGCAAAGTTAAAGAGATTCTTGCATTTAATATAATATATCTACTCGGTCTGATTTCTGTTATTATATTGCTGTGGATGAATGACTACCCAATTACTACCTTTACCTGCATAGCGCTACCCCTGTTATTTGCCATTTCTACAGCAGACGGAGTTCATATTATCCATGAGTATCAGACATATCTTAAAGCTGGGAATCCCAATAGGGAATCTATTCTTAAAACAATTAAACTGGTAGGATTCCCCTGCTTGTTCACAACACTCACAACAGTAGCAGGATTTGCTTCCCTTACTATCTCACCTATTCCTTGCATTCATGAATTTGGATTGACTATCGCAGTTGGAGTATTGGCTGTCTTTATTTTCAGTTTTACACTCTTGACAATATTCCTTTCTTTTGGAGGGGAAAAGAGTGAAAGGTTATATCATTCATACCAACAATTTGAAAGAGATAAGGAGAAAAGAGATTATGAATACATCCATAAATATATGGATGTAATGCTACAAAGAATAACAGATTGGGATAAAAGATACTATAAAAGAATATTAACTTTAGCTGTAATAGTATGTATGATTGCTTTTTATGGAATTAGCAAAATCAAGACTGATGCATCATGGTTAGCTGTACTCGGCGAGAAGATGAAGGTATTTCAGGATTATAAATTCGTTGACTCAACCATGGCAGGGTCTGGGAATTTTGAGATATTATTGGACACAAAAAAGAGAGACGGAGTTAAAACATTACAATCAGTTCAAACCCTTGAAAAAATTCAAAACTTTGCTAATAGTCAGGATTATCTGGTTAAAAAGACATTTTCAGTAGTTGATATTATCAAAGATATTAATTGCGCACTGCATAACAATGATCGTGAATATTATAGGCTTCCTTCTTCGGATGAGGAGGTATCCCAGTACATCCTGCTCTATGAAGTTACCGGAGGAGAGGAACTGGAAAAACAAATATCAGCAGACGTTTCAAGTGCAAGACTTACAATCTATGTAAAAAACACTAACACAACAATCTCAAAGCGCTTCTATGATGACCTGGTAGCTTTTATTGAATCTGTTAAACCGGCTGATTATACATATACAATAACAGGTTTATCTTTTATGGTACTTGAGTCTTTGCGCACCATGCAAGAGACTCTGATACTATCTATTATGCTTGCCCTGGCCATTATTTCAATTATGATGATATTTGTTTTCCGTTCACTAAAGATTGGGCTCATTTCTATGCTCCCTAATATCTTCCCAATTATTATTACCTTAGGAATTATGGGGCTATTTGATATTAGTCTGGATTTTTCAAGAACTCTACTTGGGTGTATTGGAATAGGTCTTGCTGTTGATGACACCATACATCTTATTTCGAGATATCGGCTTGAATTTGATCGACTTGGAAATTACAGGAAGGCGCTTGACGCAGCGATTATTGGGGTTGGTCATGCAATTACAAGGACCACTATCATATTGATCATTGGATTTGGCGCTTGTCTCTTTTCCAATTTTGAAGCTTTGGTTAGTTTCGGAATGATAACAGCGATATGCGTCTTTACCGCTCTGATAGCTGATTACTTTATCGCTCCTGCACTTATACTTGTTTTCAAACCCTTTGGGAAAGAATTTGATACAGGGAAGGTAGTAGAATGA